In the Topomyia yanbarensis strain Yona2022 chromosome 3, ASM3024719v1, whole genome shotgun sequence genome, one interval contains:
- the LOC131687573 gene encoding uncharacterized protein LOC131687573, with translation MSGRSKAVAKSGSKGSRSKAKAGVESGSEIQVEDGAFGGVSMVAEENVEVEQQPDITLPGQACKICGGPDTDDMVQCDECDKWHHFACVGVTKEIENQSWSCPNCTTAKGIRRKSTISNQTPAIVNQVTDSIEQRPGASQNQLISSTPQLQQREQQQLNKTSKSVKQKALSEQPPRGSLSMVSYASSKNSLLKLELLKLEEEHALDQQAAAKQRLYVDRKYNILQQMASRTNVYSHDSLSRVNDWINDVNKLQKEGQMVDSAPKHFNPQQHSTHNASDRAEDDRDISNGQCSEQNASHRSNQSFSRISDNGSIHSRPISVQNSERCGPCPDSQSSVRIPSRINRSNSITNPDRAEQQQLPQDSGLTYQRASKYSRSIIHRNALEPQQARQPTRAQLAARQAISRDLPTFSGNPEDWPIFLSSFNSTTAMCGFTMDENIIRLQKSLKGRAYEAVKSRLMHPSNVPGVMATLKMMFGQPEAIVYSLIAKINALPPLREDKLETIVDFAVNVQNFCATVDACGLEDHLYNVSLLQQLVNKLPPTIKLDWACHRRALPRVNLATFGDWVYSLAEAVSTVAVPSIVQEHKPARNEGRGPKKGNAFLNAHLESPEQIPAYKTPNADATDRAPLVPKARVNYDCPTCKGTCKAADKCKRFLELSRDARWAAVREFGLCRTCLRRHNGNCKAKPCGKNGCIVRHHELLHNDQKNERPPPNTVHSSSVQPGPSQGHGINHHRASSSAILFRYLPVVLQGINKAVHAYAFFDDGSELTLLDSRLADELQLDGEVSPLCLRWTGGKERHEESSRIVDVGISGVNGNTKVFNLRNVRTVGELQLPRQTLDITELSQLYPHLRGLPIEPYHEAQPRILIGLKHARVGLVLQSREGRIDQPIAAKTRLGWTVYGGHVNEAPHIVQCAFHEHHPEEQMDESLHRSMKEYFALDSLGVSKPDNILLSIDDRRSQHLLQSLTKFRNGRYETGLLWRFDDVRLPDSRAMALRRFYSLEKRMEKDAVLAEALNRQIADYITKGYIRKLSSLELAQSYARTWYLPVFPVTNPNKPGKLRIVWDAAATAYGQSLNSGLLKGPDQLCSLFSILLQFREHRVGLTGDIREMFHQVDILEGDQQCQRFYWRDENGEIATYVMRVMTFGACCSPSCAQYVKNANAERYAQLYPVAAEVITKRHYVDDMLVSVETEEEAISLAQEVKFVHSKGGFEIRNWISNSGRVLAALKEEIIDEKNLDLSSEMATEKVLGMWWCTSSDAFTYKVGWSRHDRVLLEGQRYPTKREVLRVLMTIFDPLGLIANFLMFLKILLQEVWRSGVQWDDPISESSFEKWKRWLQVLPRVEQVTVPRCYRIRTSSSVNYEVQLHTFVDASENGFAATIYLRFVQNKIVECVLVSAKTRVAPLKFTSIPRLELQAAVVGARLARSIGESLSIPISNRFFWTDSWDVMCWINSDHRRYSQFVAFRVSEILEITEINEWRWVPTKLNVADDATKWTGQPDMTPDSRWFKGPDFLWRPEAEWPQSPAKSGSTIAELRPNLLLHYTVPEAVIDVNKFSSWKRLVNIVGYVYRLPANCKLQLQGKPIVSGPPTTEELKKAESYLHRHAQLEAYQGEVTLLRRAQEFPEEPRKQIAKNSELYQLTPVLDQRGVIRMKGRTRFCDYVTEDAKNPIVLPRDHHLTTLIIAYYHQKYHHQNHETTINEIRQKYKISRLRVCYAKVRRQCQRCKNDNSVPRPPIMADLPPARLATFSRPFTHVGIDYFGPMEVVVGRRVEKRWGMLATCLTIRAIHIELVHSLSTDSCVMALRSFIAHRGSPRMIYSDRGTNFVGASRELRNAEYAINQQAIMTEFVSSETKWLFNPPASPHMGGSWERLIRTVKKNLAAICPTKKPTDEVLRSLLTEIENVVNSRPLTHVPIDDESDPALTPNHFLLGSSNGTKPLTVNDDSGIGLHQGWRASQALANQFWRRWITDYLPEITRRTKWFIHTKPVGVGDVVVIVDPKLPRNCWPKGKIIETCNSRDGEIRSATVRTANGVYERPVAKLAVLDVQRDGK, from the coding sequence ATGTCGGGTCGGTCAAAAGCGGTCGCGAAAAGTGGTTCGAAAGGTTCGCGGTCAAAGGCAAAAGCCGGAGTTGAAAGTGGTAGTGAAATACAAGTGGAAGATGGTGCGTTTGGTGGTGTGTCAATGGTGGCCGAAGAGAATGTGGAGGTAGAGCAACAACCAGATATAACTCTTCCCGGTCAGGCGTGTAAGATATGTGGTGGTCCGGACACCGACGACATGGTTCAGTGCGACGAGTGCGACAAGTGGCATCATTTCGCTTGCGTGGGGGTAACGAAGGAGATCGAGAACCAGAGCTGGAGCTGTCCCAACTGTACTACGGCAAAAGGGATCCGGCGAAAATCTACGATTTCAAACCAGACTCCAGCGATAGTGAATCAAGTCACAGACAGCATAGAGCAGAGACCAGGAGCCAGCCAGAACCAACTAATTTCCAGTACCCCTCAGTTGCAGCAGCGAGAACAGCAGCAACTGAATAAAACAAGCAAGTCGGTCAAGCAGAAGGCTCTTTCGGAACAACCACCCAGAGGATCTCTCTCAATGGTCTCATACGCATCTTCTAAGAACTCGCTGCTGAAACTGGAGCTATTGAAATTGGAAGAGGAGCATGCGCTTGATCAACAAGCAGCAGCGAAGCAGCGTCTGTACGTGGATAGGAAATACAACATTCTCCAACAGATGGCAAGCCGGACGAATGTGTACTCCCACGACAGTTTGAGTCGCGTGAACGACTGGATAAATGATGTCAACAAGCTTCAGAAGGAAGGACAGATGGTCGATTCGGCTCCAAAACACTTCAACCCACAACAACATTCAACGCACAACGCTTCTGACAGGGCAGAAGACGATCGGGATATTTCGAATGGGCAGTGTTCGGAACAAAATGCATCGCATCGAAGTAACCAATCGTTTTCTCGGATTTCTGACAACGGTAGCATACATTCTAGGCCAATTTCGGTGCAGAATTCGGAAAGATGTGGCCCTTGTCCAGACAGTCAATCATCCGTTCGAATCCCCAGCCGCATCAACAGATCCAATTCGATCACCAATCCGGACCGAGCGGAGCAGCAGCAACTTCCACAGGACAGTGGCTTGACGTACCAACGCGCATCGAAGTATAGTCGATCCATTATACATCGGAACGCTTTAGAACCACAACAAGCTCGTCAGCCCACCCGGGCACAGCTTGCAGCTCGACAAGCAATATCAAGGGACTTACCTACATTCTCTGGTAATCCTGAAGATTGGCCGATCTTTCTGTCATCGTTCAACAGCACAACGGCGATGTGCGGATTCACGATGGATGAGAATATTATCCGGCTGCAGAAGAGCTTAAAAGGACGAGCATACGAAGCGGTGAAGAGCCGTCTGATGCACCCCTCTAACGTTCCAGGAGTGATGGCTACTTTGAAGATGATGTTTGGGCAACCTGAGGCCATTGTGTATTCTCTGATCGCCAAGATCAATGCCTTACCACCTCTGAGGGAGGACAAGTTAGAGACTATTGTCGACTTTGCGGTGAATGTACAAAACTTCTGTGCAACAGTGGATGCGTGTGGGCTGGAGGACCACCTTTACAATGTCTCACTACTTCAGCAACTCGTCAATAAACTGCCGCCAACGATAAAGTTAGACTGGGCGTGCCATCGTCGAGCTCTACCCAGGGTCAACTTGGCGACCTTCGGGGACTGGGTCTACTCTCTTGCTGAAGCCGTGAGCACGGTGGCCGTCCCTTCGATTGTACAAGAGCATAAGCCGGCACGTAATGAAGGTCGCGGTCCTAAGAAGGGCAACGCTTTCTTGAACGCTCACCTTGAATCACCTGAGCAGATCCCGGCATATAAGACGCCCAACGCAGACGCCACCGACAGGGCGCCACTCGTGCCCAAAGCTCGCGTCAACTACGACTGTCCAACGTGCAAGGGTACATGTAAAGCGGCAGACAAATGCAAGCGTTTTCTGGAACTATCTCGAGATGCGAGATGGGCTGCGGTTCGGGAATTTGGTTTGTGCCGAACATGCTTACGTCGTCACAATGGGAACTGCAAAGCAAAACCCTGCGGCAAAAATGGCTGTATCGTCAGACACCACGAGTTATTACACAACGACCAGAAAAACGAGCGTCCTCCACCAAATACCGTGCATTCTTCGTCTGTACAACCTGGACCGAGCCAAGGGCATGGGATCAACCATCATCGAGCATCGTCGTCTGCTATACTGTTTCGATACTTGCCCGTAGTTCTGCAAGGAATCAACAAGGCCGTTCATGCCTATGCTTTCTTCGATGACGGTTCAGAACTTACACTTCTCGACAGCAGGTTGGCTGACGAGCTTCAGTTAGATGGTGAAGTCAGTCCACTGTGTCTGCGGTGGACAGGAGGTAAAGAGCGTCACGAAGAGAGCTCACGAATCGTTGACGTAGGAATATCAGGAGTAAACGGCAACACCAAGGTGTTTAATCTGCGTAACGTAAGAACGGTAGGTGAACTACAGCTTCCACGCCAAACTCTGGACATCACCGAGTTGTCGCAACTGTACCCACACTTACGAGGTCTGCCAATAGAACCGTATCATGAGGCACAGCCGCGTATCCTGATAGGACTGAAGCATGCACGGGTCGGTTTGGTTTTGCAAAGCAGAGAGGGTCGAATAGATCAGCCGATCGCAGCTAAGACAAGGCTAGGATGGACTGTATACGGTGGTCATGTCAACGAAGCTCCCCATATAGTCCAATGTGCGTTTCACGAACACCACCCAGAAGAACAGATGGACGAAAGCCTACATCGTAGTATGAAGGAGTATTTCGCCCTGGACAGTCTCGGAGTATCGAAACCGGACAACATACTCTTATCTATCGATGATCGTCGGTCACAACACCTGCTACAGTCACTTACAAAATTCAGAAACGGTAGATACGAGACGGGGCTACTCTGGCGATTTGACGACGTTCGCCTCCCTGACAGCCGCGCGATGGCTCTTCGACGGTTTTACTCTCTTGAGAAACGCATGGAGAAGGATGCAGTGTTAGCCGAAGCCCTCAACCGACAGATTGCAGATTATATTACCAAAGGATATATCAGGAAACTTTCGAGTCTGGAGCTCGCTCAGTCATACGCTCGTACGTGGTACCTTCCCGTTTTTCCCGTAACAAACCCAAACAAGCCTGGGAAACTGAGAATCGTATGGGATGCAGCGGCCACGGCTTACGGCCAATCACTTAACTCCGGACTACTGAAGGGTCCTGATCAGCTTTGTTCTCTATTCTCCATACTTCTTCAGTTCAGGGAGCATCGAGTTGGGCTGACAGGAGACATCCGTGAAATGTTTCACCAGGTGGATATCCTAGAAGGAGACCAGCAGTGCCAACGGTTCTACTGGAGAGACGAGAACGGAGAAATCGCAACATACGTTATGCGTGTGATGACATTCGGTGCCTGCTGTTCTCCGAGCTGTGCTCAATATGTTAAAAATGCCAACGCCGAGCGCTACGCACAACTTTACCCGGTAGCAGCGGAAGTCATAACGAAAAGGCACTACGTGGATGACATGCTGGTGAGCGTAGAAACAGAAGAGGAAGCAATCAGTTTGGCACAGGAAGTGAAGTTCGTACACTCAAAAGGCGGGTTCGAAATCCGTAACTGGATTAGCAACTCTGGTCGTGTATTGGCAGCCCTGAAGGAAGAAATCATCGACGAGAAAAATCTGGATCTGTCATCCGAGATGGCCACCGAGAAGGTGCTAGGGATGTGGTGGTGTACGTCGTCGGACGCCTTCACCTACAAGGTCGGCTGGAGCCGGCATGATCGAGTGCTGCTAGAAGGCCAACGGTATCCTACTAAAAGGGAAGTACTCCGGGTGCTCATGACGATCTTCGATCCACTTGGACTGATTGCTAACTTCCTGATGTTCCTGAAGATTTTACTGCAAGAAGTTTGGCGATCTGGCGTTCAGTGGGATGACCCGATCAGCGAATCTTCATTCGAGAAGTGGAAGCGGTGGTTGCAGGTTCTTCCGCGAGTGGAACAGGTCACGGTCCCGCGATGCTACCGTATTCGGACTAGTTCCAGTGTAAATTATGAAGTACAGCTGCACACATTTGTCGATGCCAGTGAGAACGGCTTTGCCGCCACCATATATCTACGCTTTGTCCAGAACAAGATCGTGGAGTGCGTTCTAGTCTCGGCCAAGACACGGGTGGCACCACTGAAATTCACTTCAATTCCGAGGCTTGAACTCCAAGCAGCTGTTGTAGGTGCAAGATTAGCACGATCGATTGGAGAATCCCTTTCTATTCCAATCTCTAACCGTTTTTTCTGGACTGATTCCTGGGATGTAATGTGCTGGATAAACTCGGATCATCGACGGTACTCCCAGTTTGTAGCGTTTCGGGTTAGTGAGATTCTCGAAATCACTGAGATAAATGAATGGCGCTGGGTGCCCACCAAGCTCAACGTAGCCGATGACGCTACCAAATGGACTGGTCAGCCGGATATGACTCCCGACAGTAGATGGTTTAAAGGACCAGATTTTCTTTGGCGTCCGGAGGCGGAGTGGCCACAATCGCCGGCCAAAAGCGGTTCCACAATCGCAGAGCTTCGCCCCAACCTTCTATTGCACTACACGGTCCCTGAAGCAGTAATCGATGTGAATAAGTTCTCCAGCTGGAAGCGACTCGTCAATATCGTCGGATATGTATACCGCCTTCCAGCCAACTGCAAACTGCAACTCCAAGGGAAGCCGATTGTTTCGGGTCCACCAACAACAGAAGAGCTCAAGAAGGCAGAGAGCTACCTTCATCGCCACGCGCAACTGGAAGCGTACCAAGGAGAAGTGACTCTGTTGCGTAGGGCACAGGAATTCCCGGAAGAACCACGCAAGCAAATTGCAAAGAACAGCGAACTGTACCAGCTAACGCCCGTACTCGATCAACGGGGCGTCATCAGGATGAAGGGTAGAACACGGTTCTGCGACTACGTAACAGAAGACGCAAAGAATCCTATTGTTTTACCTCGCGACCACCACCTAACCACCTTGATCATAGCATACTACCACCAAAAATACCACCACCAGAACCATGAAACCACCATAAATGAAATCCGACAGAAATATAAGATTTCGCGACTACGAGTTTGCTACGCTAAAGTCAGAAGGCAATGTCAACGTTGTAAAAATGATAACTCAGTTCCACGTCCTCCAATCATGGCCGATCTTCCGCCAGCACGGCTCGCGACATTCTCACGTCCATTCACGCACGTTGGGATCGACTACTTCGGGCCAATGGAGGTCGTCGTCGGTAGAAGAGTGGAAAAACGATGGGGAATGCTCGCAACCTGTTTAACCATTCGTGCGATACACATTGAGCTGGTACACTCACTTAGCACGGACTCATGCGTCATGGCTCTACGCAGCTTTATCGCCCATCGCGGTTCGCCCAGGATGATATACAGCGACCGTGGGACAAATTTTGTCGGCGCAAGTCGAGAACTACGGAATGCCGAGTACGCTATCAACCAACAGGCGATAATGACTGAGTTCGTCAGCTCCGAAACTAAATGGTTGTTCAACCCTCCGGCTTCGCCGCACATGGGCGGCAGTTGGGAACGCCTGATCCGCACTGTTAAAAAGAATCTGGCCGCCATCTGCCCGACGAAGAAACCGACCGATGAAGTACTCCGGAGCCTTCTGACTGAGATTGAGAACGTAGTGAACTCTCGGCCATTGACCCACGTTCCGATCGATGATGAATCGGACCCCGCTCTAACTCCGAACCATTTCCTGCTCGGTTCCTCGAATGGAACGAAGCCACTCACTGTAAACGACGACAGCGGCATCGGGTTGCATCAAGGCTGGCGTGCATCGCAAGCGCTAGCCAATCAATTTTGGAGGCGCTGGATAACAGACTACCTGCCAGAGATCACCCGAAGGACGAAGTGGTTCATCCATACGAAACCCGTGGGTGTAGGAGACGTCGTTGTCATCGTCGATCCGAAACTGCCGAGAAACTGTTGGCCGAAGGGAAAGATCATCGAGACCTGCAATTCCAGAGACGGTGAGATACGGTCAGCCACTGTACGGACGGCGAATGGCGTGTACGAGCGGCCTGTAGCCAAGCTTGCTGTGCTGGATGTTCAGCGCGACGGAAAGTAA